The DNA window ATGGTTTGAACATCACTGGCGATACTGGTGCATTTAATTATTCCCTTTATGATAATTTAGTATTAAATTCTAATGATTTGAATACCTGAAAAATGAATGAAAAACCAAAATTGCTAAGCGGTGGAAATCCCCAAATTCCAAAGGGCGATGGAGATCAACCCGTTCAGGATTACATTGCCGCAATGCCGGATTGGAAAAGTAAGATAGGTCATTATCTTGATCAGTTGATTGAGAAGGTGGTCCCAAAAGTTAAAAAAGCCGTGCGATGGAATACCCCTTTTTATGGAATTGAGGGTAAGGGTTGGTTCATTGCCTACAATTGTACTAATAAATATGTTTCTGTAACCTTTTTTAAAGGGACAGAGTTGAAACCAATTCCACCTATTGCTTCAAAAGTGGATTACGTCAGATATTTTCGGATTTATGAAAATGATAATTTAGATGAACAGCAATTAAAAAAATGGATTAAGCTGGCTTCTGAATTACCAGGGGAAAAAGTTTTTTAACAGGGCCTCAAGTAGCGGTATTTCTTATTAAAGCTTATTTTCTGTTAAATTGATTTTGAACAATCATTTTTAATTCAATAAAATATCCTTATTTCTAATATTTATTAGCTTAGCGATAAAGCTCGACCTATGCTCAAGATTGACATGCACAGCCATATTT is part of the Hyphobacterium sp. CCMP332 genome and encodes:
- a CDS encoding DUF1801 domain-containing protein, whose product is MNEKPKLLSGGNPQIPKGDGDQPVQDYIAAMPDWKSKIGHYLDQLIEKVVPKVKKAVRWNTPFYGIEGKGWFIAYNCTNKYVSVTFFKGTELKPIPPIASKVDYVRYFRIYENDNLDEQQLKKWIKLASELPGEKVF